One genomic window of Geothermobacter hydrogeniphilus includes the following:
- a CDS encoding Fur family transcriptional regulator: protein MADMQERLDDIIAKLRQRECRITPQRIAILKIFLHSEEHPSIEQVHEQVKVHFPTTSLATVYKTVNLLKEIGEILEIGFADGSNRYDGNRPHPHPHLICTRCRTIIDSDSPLLDAMAAEAERNSGYRIVAHQVQFFGICPSCQRIRES, encoded by the coding sequence ATGGCCGACATGCAGGAACGACTTGATGACATCATCGCCAAGCTTCGTCAACGTGAATGCCGTATCACGCCGCAGAGGATTGCGATTCTCAAGATCTTTCTGCATAGTGAAGAACATCCGAGCATCGAGCAGGTTCATGAACAGGTCAAGGTTCATTTTCCGACCACCAGCCTGGCCACAGTTTACAAAACGGTCAATCTGCTCAAGGAGATCGGCGAAATTCTGGAAATCGGTTTTGCCGACGGCAGCAACCGTTACGACGGCAACAGGCCTCATCCCCATCCCCACCTGATCTGTACCCGGTGCCGGACCATCATCGATTCTGACAGCCCTCTGCTTGACGCAATGGCCGCTGAAGCCGAGCGGAACTCGGGCTATCGGATTGTGGCGCATCAGGTGCAGTTTTTCGGGATCTGTCCATCCTGTCAGCGCATCCGGGAATCGTAG
- a CDS encoding glutathione S-transferase family protein codes for MGLLVDGVWRDQWYDTRSNKGAFVRAEAQFRNWVTADGRAGPSGTGGFRAEAGRYHLYVSLACPWAHRTLIFRRLKELQDLVGLTVVDPRMGANGWELGSEVSASGPVEGIRYLYELYLRAVPDYSGRVTVPVLWDRQRRTIVNNESSEIIRMFNSAFDALTGNRDDYYPVELREQIDAVNQRVYAEVNNGVYRVGFATSQQAYDEACERLFVALDWLEERLSGQRYLLGGRITEADWRLFTTLVRFDAVYVGHFKANLRRIEDYPNLSGYLRDLYQQPGIAATVDFDQIKTHYYASHPTINPTGIIPRGPLLDYARPHDRARFAESGLLS; via the coding sequence ATGGGATTGCTGGTTGACGGAGTCTGGCGGGACCAATGGTACGACACCAGGTCGAACAAGGGAGCTTTCGTCCGCGCTGAGGCGCAGTTCCGCAACTGGGTGACCGCGGACGGCAGGGCCGGGCCGAGCGGCACGGGCGGGTTCCGGGCCGAGGCCGGGCGCTATCACCTCTACGTTTCCCTGGCCTGTCCCTGGGCCCACCGGACGCTGATTTTCCGCCGGCTCAAGGAGCTTCAGGACCTGGTCGGTCTTACCGTGGTTGACCCGCGGATGGGGGCCAACGGCTGGGAACTCGGTTCAGAGGTGAGTGCTTCAGGGCCGGTCGAGGGGATTCGCTACCTGTACGAACTCTACCTGCGTGCCGTTCCCGACTACAGCGGCCGGGTCACGGTGCCGGTTCTCTGGGACCGGCAGCGGCGGACCATCGTCAATAATGAATCGTCGGAAATCATCCGCATGTTCAACAGCGCCTTCGATGCGCTGACCGGCAACCGGGATGATTACTATCCGGTTGAACTGCGGGAGCAGATCGACGCGGTCAACCAGCGGGTCTACGCCGAGGTCAACAACGGTGTCTACCGGGTCGGCTTCGCCACCAGCCAACAGGCCTACGACGAGGCCTGTGAACGGTTGTTCGTCGCTCTCGACTGGTTGGAAGAGCGCCTCTCCGGACAACGCTATCTGCTCGGCGGCCGGATCACCGAGGCCGACTGGCGGTTGTTCACCACCCTGGTCCGCTTCGACGCCGTCTATGTCGGGCATTTCAAGGCCAACCTGCGGCGGATTGAGGATTACCCGAACCTCTCCGGCTACCTGCGCGATCTCTACCAGCAGCCGGGCATCGCCGCGACCGTCGATTTCGACCAGATCAAGACCCACTACTACGCCAGCCATCCGACCATCAATCCGACCGGGATCATCCCCAGGGGGCCGCTGCTCGACTACGCCCGGCCGCATGACCGGGCCCGGTTCGCCGAATCCGGGTTGTTGTCCTGA
- a CDS encoding catalase, with the protein MPKKKSDKRTKLTTNAGAPVVDNQNTMTAGPRGPALLQDVWLLEKLATFDREVIPERRMHAKGSGAYGTFTVTHDISRYTRAKIFSEVGKKTEVFVRFSTVAGERGAADAERDIRGFAMKYYTEEGNWDLVGNNTPVFFLKDPLKFPDLNHAVKRDPRTNLRSAKNNWDFWTLLPEALHQVTITMSERGIPLSYRHMNGYGSHTFSLINAAGERCWVKFHFKTEQGIKCLTDAEAEALVGRDRESHQRDLYESIERGDFPRWKMQIQIMTDEQAAACPFNPFDLTKVWPHGDYPMMDVGVLELNRNPDNYFAEVEQAAFNPANVVPGIGFSPDKMLQGRLFAYGDAQRYRLGVNHHLIPVNASRCPFHSYHRDGAMRVDGNYGSTPGYEPNSYGEWQEQPDFAEPPLELSGAAAHWSHRDDAGDDYSQAGDLFRMMNDAQREALFGNTARAMGDAPREIKIRHIGNCLRADPDYGRGVAGAMGIPLDEIEKQR; encoded by the coding sequence ATGCCGAAAAAAAAATCTGACAAGCGGACCAAACTGACCACCAACGCCGGTGCGCCCGTGGTCGACAACCAGAACACCATGACTGCCGGCCCGCGTGGTCCGGCGCTGTTGCAGGATGTCTGGCTGCTGGAAAAGCTGGCCACTTTTGATCGTGAGGTGATTCCCGAGCGGCGCATGCATGCCAAGGGTTCCGGAGCCTATGGCACGTTTACCGTGACCCACGATATTTCCCGTTACACCCGGGCGAAGATTTTTTCCGAGGTCGGTAAAAAAACTGAAGTCTTCGTGCGTTTCTCGACCGTGGCGGGAGAACGGGGGGCGGCCGATGCTGAACGGGATATTCGCGGCTTTGCCATGAAATACTACACCGAGGAAGGCAACTGGGATCTGGTCGGCAACAATACGCCGGTTTTCTTTCTCAAGGATCCCCTGAAGTTTCCCGACCTCAACCATGCCGTCAAGCGCGACCCGCGTACCAACCTGCGCAGTGCAAAGAACAACTGGGATTTCTGGACGCTGTTGCCGGAGGCGTTGCACCAGGTGACGATAACCATGAGCGAGCGGGGCATTCCCCTCTCTTATCGTCACATGAACGGCTACGGCAGCCATACCTTCAGCCTGATCAATGCCGCGGGCGAGCGTTGCTGGGTCAAGTTCCACTTCAAGACCGAGCAGGGCATCAAGTGCCTGACCGACGCCGAGGCCGAAGCACTTGTCGGCCGTGACCGGGAAAGCCACCAGCGCGATCTCTACGAGAGTATCGAGAGGGGGGATTTCCCCCGCTGGAAAATGCAGATCCAGATCATGACCGATGAACAGGCGGCTGCCTGCCCTTTCAATCCCTTCGATCTGACCAAGGTCTGGCCGCACGGCGACTACCCGATGATGGATGTCGGGGTGCTTGAACTGAACCGCAATCCGGACAACTATTTTGCCGAAGTGGAACAGGCCGCTTTCAACCCGGCCAATGTCGTCCCCGGCATCGGTTTCTCACCGGACAAGATGCTGCAGGGTCGCCTGTTCGCCTATGGTGATGCCCAGCGCTATCGGCTCGGAGTCAATCATCACCTGATTCCGGTTAATGCTTCCCGCTGTCCGTTTCACAGCTACCACCGTGACGGTGCCATGCGTGTTGACGGTAACTACGGCAGTACCCCGGGCTATGAACCGAACAGCTACGGAGAGTGGCAGGAGCAGCCCGATTTTGCCGAGCCCCCCCTTGAACTGTCGGGCGCGGCTGCCCACTGGAGCCACCGGGACGATGCCGGCGACGATTACAGTCAGGCCGGAGACCTGTTTCGGATGATGAATGATGCCCAGCGAGAGGCCTTGTTCGGTAATACCGCCAGGGCCATGGGCGATGCCCCGCGTGAGATCAAGATCCGCCATATCGGCAACTGTCTTCGGGCCGATCCGGACTATGGCAGGGGGGTGGCCGGAGCCATGGGGATTCCTCTGGACGAAATTGAAAAACAGCGTTGA
- a CDS encoding AMP-binding protein gives MSLTDLTIGDYLEKQVRELPDHDFVVYPDRDLRWSFSDFNRRVDDLAKGLLAIGIGRGDHVGIWARNVPDWITFMFATAKIGAVLVTVNTLYRSFELEYVVKQADMKALVIIDSFRDHNYLDTVYQLIPELRSCQRGHLQSARFPQLKSVIYIGQEKHRGMYNTRELLQLGSQGDSEQLNAIRASLSAHDVINMQYTSGTTGFPKGVMLSHHNILNNGHFIGERQNFSPADRLCLPVPLFHCFGCVLGVMAALTHGTTLVPLEVFDPLMALAAVQKEKCTAIYGVPTMFIAELDHPMFEMFDLSSLRTGIMAGSPCPVETMKQVMEKMHCREITIAYGLTEASPVITQTRTDDSIAYRTASVGSVLPHIEAKIVDPETGAICAPGQPGELCCRGYSVMKGYYNMPEQTAAAIDADGWLHTGDQAEVDANGYYRITGRIKDMIIRGGENIYPREIEEFLYTMPGILDVQVVGIPDRKYGEVVGAFIILKQDVDLGEEDVQDFCRERIASYKKPRYVFFVSEFPLTASGKVQKYKLREMAVEKLGLKAAPAVEKA, from the coding sequence ATGTCCTTGACTGATCTGACCATCGGGGATTATCTCGAAAAACAGGTCCGGGAGCTTCCCGACCACGACTTCGTGGTCTATCCCGACCGGGACCTGCGCTGGAGTTTCAGCGATTTCAACCGCCGGGTGGATGACCTGGCCAAAGGACTGCTGGCCATCGGCATCGGCCGGGGGGATCATGTCGGTATCTGGGCGCGCAACGTCCCCGACTGGATCACTTTCATGTTCGCCACCGCCAAAATCGGCGCGGTGCTGGTGACCGTCAACACCCTCTACCGCAGCTTCGAGCTGGAGTACGTGGTCAAGCAGGCCGACATGAAGGCGCTGGTGATCATCGACAGCTTCCGGGATCATAATTATCTCGATACCGTCTACCAGTTGATTCCGGAACTGCGCAGCTGCCAGCGCGGACATCTGCAGAGCGCCCGCTTCCCGCAGCTGAAAAGCGTTATCTACATCGGCCAGGAGAAGCATCGCGGCATGTACAATACCCGCGAGCTGCTGCAGCTCGGCAGCCAGGGCGATTCGGAGCAGCTCAACGCGATCAGGGCATCCCTGTCGGCGCACGATGTCATCAACATGCAGTACACCTCCGGAACCACCGGCTTTCCCAAGGGGGTGATGCTCAGCCACCACAATATTCTCAACAACGGCCATTTCATCGGCGAGCGGCAGAATTTCTCCCCCGCCGACCGACTCTGCCTGCCGGTTCCTCTGTTCCACTGCTTCGGTTGTGTGCTCGGAGTCATGGCGGCTCTCACCCACGGCACCACCCTGGTACCGCTGGAGGTGTTCGACCCATTGATGGCCCTGGCGGCGGTGCAGAAGGAGAAGTGCACGGCGATTTACGGAGTGCCGACAATGTTCATCGCCGAACTCGATCACCCGATGTTCGAGATGTTTGATCTCTCCTCCCTGCGTACCGGCATCATGGCCGGCTCTCCCTGCCCGGTCGAGACCATGAAGCAGGTGATGGAGAAGATGCACTGCCGCGAGATCACTATCGCCTACGGACTCACCGAAGCCTCGCCGGTCATCACCCAGACCCGCACCGACGACAGTATCGCCTACCGCACCGCTTCGGTCGGCAGCGTGCTGCCGCATATCGAGGCGAAAATTGTCGATCCGGAAACCGGCGCAATCTGTGCTCCCGGACAGCCGGGTGAACTCTGCTGCCGTGGCTACAGCGTCATGAAGGGCTACTACAACATGCCGGAACAGACCGCCGCTGCCATCGATGCCGACGGCTGGCTGCATACCGGTGACCAGGCGGAAGTGGATGCCAACGGCTACTATCGTATCACCGGCCGCATCAAGGACATGATCATCCGCGGTGGTGAGAATATCTACCCGCGCGAGATCGAGGAATTCCTCTACACCATGCCGGGGATTCTCGATGTGCAGGTGGTCGGCATTCCGGATCGCAAATACGGGGAAGTTGTCGGTGCCTTCATTATCCTCAAGCAGGATGTCGACCTCGGCGAGGAGGATGTGCAGGATTTCTGTCGTGAACGGATCGCCTCCTACAAGAAGCCGCGCTACGTCTTTTTCGTCAGCGAATTTCCCCTGACCGCCAGCGGCAAGGTGCAGAAATACAAATTGCGGGAGATGGCGGTGGAGAAGCTCGGGCTCAAGGCTGCTCCGGCCGTCGAGAAGGCTTGA
- a CDS encoding helix-turn-helix domain-containing protein, protein MRKYVGERIQKLREAQGLSQQEVCKLAGLELSRLQAYEEGTAVPSVGVVIKLSRILGSRFEGLMHGGGTVSDALTICRAGTSFAGQQGNTEQGYAYGTLTRPGTVGHVMEPFMLTFDPRVPRGEPISHDGQEFVYVVEGAIELLYDGRTYRLEQGDSVYLDASRSHRFHGLGESPARMLAVVSS, encoded by the coding sequence ATGCGCAAGTATGTCGGGGAACGAATCCAGAAATTACGCGAAGCCCAGGGCTTGAGCCAGCAGGAAGTCTGCAAGCTGGCCGGGCTGGAGTTGTCCCGGTTGCAGGCCTACGAAGAGGGGACTGCCGTTCCCTCGGTCGGCGTGGTGATCAAGCTGTCGCGGATTCTGGGTTCCAGGTTTGAAGGACTCATGCATGGCGGCGGGACGGTTTCGGATGCGTTGACCATCTGTCGGGCGGGTACGTCCTTCGCCGGCCAGCAGGGCAATACCGAGCAGGGCTATGCTTATGGCACCCTGACCCGCCCGGGAACGGTCGGCCACGTCATGGAGCCCTTCATGCTGACCTTTGACCCCCGGGTACCGAGAGGCGAGCCGATCAGCCACGACGGCCAGGAATTCGTGTACGTGGTGGAAGGTGCCATCGAGCTGCTTTACGACGGCCGAACCTACCGGCTTGAACAGGGCGACAGCGTCTACCTGGATGCCTCCCGCAGCCATCGTTTTCATGGCCTCGGAGAGAGCCCGGCCCGGATGCTGGCCGTGGTCAGCTCCTGA
- the porA gene encoding hypothetical protein — MSVELFSANHAAALAATFAGRANRTARGFCSGVYPITPSTECMEYLCGQKIEKGRVIRVDSEHNAMGVCIGASAAGARSFTTTSSNGLAYMVENCAAAAGYRLPIVMSIANRTLGPPWNIWADHGDSLLLRDLGWLQFYSADNQEVFDTVLCAFRLAEDPRVLMPALCCMDGFILSHTMAQVEIPTQDQVDRFLPSTEVPQRLDKTAHTLGQMELPYQSAAHRAQHHRAMRGAREVYAEVQDAFEEIFGRRPADPLVAYRAEDAETLIVSMGTLGVTAERVVDLLREQGQAVGSVRVRMFRPLPDADLRKLFAGKKRVAVLDRDVSLGFGGVLWGEVRGFADPAAIVQSYMIGVAGGDVRPEHMLDLLAELEQSHEAGAPRIVEVA; from the coding sequence ATGTCAGTTGAGTTGTTCAGTGCCAATCACGCTGCCGCTCTCGCGGCGACCTTCGCCGGACGGGCCAACCGTACCGCCAGGGGGTTCTGCAGCGGGGTTTATCCGATCACTCCGTCCACCGAGTGCATGGAATACCTGTGTGGCCAAAAGATCGAGAAGGGGCGGGTGATTCGGGTCGACAGCGAGCACAACGCCATGGGCGTCTGTATCGGCGCCTCGGCTGCAGGAGCCCGTTCCTTCACCACCACCAGCTCCAACGGGCTGGCCTATATGGTCGAGAACTGCGCGGCGGCGGCCGGTTACCGGTTGCCGATCGTCATGTCGATTGCCAACCGCACCCTCGGTCCGCCCTGGAACATCTGGGCCGATCATGGTGATTCGCTGCTGCTGCGGGATCTGGGATGGCTGCAGTTCTACTCGGCCGACAACCAGGAAGTTTTCGATACCGTGCTCTGCGCCTTCAGGCTGGCCGAGGATCCGCGCGTGCTGATGCCCGCCCTCTGCTGCATGGATGGATTTATCCTTTCGCATACCATGGCTCAGGTCGAAATCCCGACCCAGGACCAGGTCGATCGTTTTCTGCCGTCGACCGAGGTGCCCCAGCGCCTCGACAAAACCGCCCATACCCTGGGGCAGATGGAGCTGCCGTACCAGTCGGCGGCGCACCGTGCTCAGCATCACCGGGCGATGCGGGGAGCCCGGGAGGTCTATGCCGAGGTTCAGGACGCGTTTGAAGAGATATTCGGCCGCCGGCCGGCCGACCCGCTGGTGGCCTATCGTGCCGAAGATGCCGAGACCCTGATTGTCTCCATGGGCACGCTGGGGGTGACGGCGGAACGGGTGGTTGACCTGTTGCGTGAGCAGGGACAGGCGGTCGGGTCAGTACGGGTGCGGATGTTCCGCCCTCTGCCGGACGCGGACCTGCGCAAGCTGTTTGCCGGGAAAAAACGCGTTGCGGTCCTGGATCGCGATGTCAGTCTGGGGTTCGGCGGGGTGCTCTGGGGCGAGGTGCGCGGCTTTGCCGATCCCGCCGCCATTGTCCAGAGTTACATGATCGGCGTAGCGGGAGGCGACGTGCGCCCGGAGCATATGCTCGACCTGCTGGCCGAACTCGAGCAGTCCCATGAGGCCGGTGCGCCGAGAATCGTGGAGGTGGCCTGA
- a CDS encoding helix-turn-helix domain-containing protein gives MSDVNKLGARVRRLRETRELSIEQLAEQSQCHVDLLNRIEAGELVPSLTPLMTIARALGVRLGTLLDDEPHDGPALVKNGESANVVRFSGKDPSARQSALDFYALGAGKKDRHMEPFVIDVLPREGDAAPLSSHEGEEFLYVLEGCIEISYGQTSYTLEAGESIYYDSIVPHDVHALSGPARILAVVYAPF, from the coding sequence ATGTCCGATGTCAATAAACTTGGTGCCAGAGTCCGCCGGCTGCGGGAAACGCGGGAGCTGTCCATCGAACAGCTGGCCGAGCAGAGCCAGTGTCATGTCGACCTTCTCAACCGCATCGAGGCGGGAGAGCTGGTTCCGTCCCTGACGCCGTTGATGACGATCGCCCGGGCCCTCGGAGTCCGGCTCGGCACCCTGCTTGACGATGAGCCGCACGATGGTCCGGCATTGGTGAAGAACGGGGAGTCGGCCAACGTCGTCCGCTTCTCGGGCAAGGACCCTTCGGCACGACAGAGCGCGCTCGACTTCTATGCTCTCGGGGCGGGTAAAAAAGACCGCCACATGGAACCGTTTGTGATTGATGTCCTGCCGCGCGAGGGTGATGCCGCTCCCCTCTCGTCCCACGAGGGGGAAGAGTTTCTCTACGTCCTCGAAGGTTGTATCGAGATCAGCTACGGCCAGACCAGCTATACCCTGGAAGCCGGAGAGAGCATCTATTACGATTCTATCGTTCCCCACGACGTCCACGCCCTGTCGGGACCGGCCCGGATTCTGGCCGTCGTCTACGCGCCTTTCTGA
- a CDS encoding thiamine pyrophosphate-dependent enzyme: MNEPVLNGIALTEKDRRDPLLRPGNSNCGGCGMSNLMQMFRRAAADHELKMVVPACCAAVTGGTFPQSAFGIPTIMSTFASAASVASGLAAVAQLNGEGTRIVCLAGDGGTYDIGMGTLSAAAERNEDILYICYDNEIYGNTGGQRSSATPAGAATTSTPSGKREIKKDILGIMAAHRIPYAASISLAHGDDTLRKLQYALDTRGFRFLHVLSPCPTGWKSEPAMGIELVRLAVRSGLFPVFEIFDGERYVINVEPDFSAEALMMYLSLQRRFRNTGVTEESLQPNIERYWNYLRLMSGRIVPARRDV, from the coding sequence ATGAACGAACCTGTCCTGAATGGGATAGCCCTGACCGAAAAGGACCGGCGCGATCCTCTTTTGCGCCCCGGAAACAGCAACTGCGGCGGCTGCGGCATGTCGAACCTGATGCAGATGTTCAGGCGGGCCGCGGCCGACCATGAGCTGAAGATGGTGGTTCCGGCCTGTTGCGCCGCGGTGACCGGCGGGACTTTCCCGCAAAGCGCCTTCGGCATTCCGACCATCATGTCCACCTTCGCCTCGGCCGCTTCGGTGGCCAGCGGGTTGGCCGCGGTGGCGCAGCTCAACGGTGAAGGGACGCGGATCGTCTGCCTGGCGGGTGACGGCGGCACCTACGACATCGGCATGGGCACCCTGTCGGCGGCCGCCGAGCGTAACGAGGATATCCTCTATATCTGTTACGACAACGAAATTTACGGCAACACCGGCGGGCAGCGTTCTTCCGCTACGCCGGCCGGGGCCGCGACCACCAGCACCCCGAGCGGCAAGCGGGAAATCAAGAAAGACATTCTCGGGATCATGGCGGCCCACCGCATTCCCTACGCGGCGTCCATCTCCCTGGCGCATGGCGATGATACCCTGCGCAAGCTCCAGTATGCTTTGGACACCCGGGGGTTCCGGTTCCTGCACGTTCTCTCTCCCTGTCCGACCGGCTGGAAATCTGAACCGGCCATGGGCATCGAACTGGTCCGCCTGGCGGTTCGTTCCGGCCTGTTCCCGGTGTTCGAGATCTTCGATGGTGAGAGGTACGTGATCAATGTTGAACCGGACTTTTCCGCCGAGGCGCTGATGATGTACCTTTCCCTGCAGCGGCGCTTCCGGAATACCGGGGTCACCGAAGAGAGCCTGCAGCCGAATATTGAACGCTACTGGAATTATCTGCGGTTGATGAGCGGACGGATTGTGCCCGCCAGGAGGGATGTTTAA
- a CDS encoding FAD-dependent oxidoreductase — protein sequence MVQHESKPSGAAGSLSPGLPGDISFPLEIRLHGRGGQGGVTCAKLIAAIYARMGLHVQTFGDYGAERSGAPVRAFTRVNRVAIRNRNKVYRPDHLLVLDAALLGPQVLDGVAPGAVILLNSAEDVETCVGQFAAYRFGIIDATGIAREHGIGTSTVVIINTTLVGAYARLLGLPLEVLEDVYTRMGLSEDLPAAREAYEKVKIRQPDLAAVGPSPGGDPDDLPAVKPQTEHSEDIPPQLKTGDWSTQLPGYEDYVAPCNHACPAGNDVVGFIQALKTAGADAAARVLLETQALPSVCGRVCPAPCMHECNRNQMDGAVNIRSLERWISDHSGLALPAQKTDREHSVAVVGGGPAGLSAAYQLARRGHQVTIFEKAEKLGGVLRYGIPVYRLPEEALERDLKRILALGVRCECEHPVDRDEMERLYHKFDAVIVSKGFSDAYTLAAAGEQLDGIDQGLDFLARSRRGGATLSGDVVVIGGGNTAIDCARSAVRSGADSVKLVYRRSREEMPAITEEIEDALREGVQLLALRQPVAFRGVGRVAGIVLAEVELGEPDADGRRKPMVTERTHEMTCSRVLLALGQGNETELLPESWQLRDGRVWSAEGPVDIWFAGDCSTADGTVTHAIGNGRLAALEVLAALDGVESAVKRPDRGSVVAPAQIRFSHFPILAPHQDRHKVLESYRNSFEEVNLGLSGQEEAERCFSCGRCTQCDTCLVYCPEGIIYRTEEGYRIDEEYCKGCGICVAECPRRAMDLNDKSAEA from the coding sequence ATGGTTCAACATGAGTCAAAGCCTTCCGGGGCCGCGGGTTCACTGTCGCCGGGGCTGCCGGGTGATATCTCGTTTCCCCTGGAAATCCGGCTGCATGGTCGCGGCGGCCAGGGTGGTGTGACCTGCGCCAAACTGATTGCGGCGATCTATGCCCGCATGGGGCTTCACGTCCAGACCTTCGGTGATTACGGCGCCGAGCGTTCCGGGGCCCCGGTGCGTGCCTTTACCCGGGTCAATCGCGTGGCGATCAGGAACCGCAACAAGGTCTACCGGCCGGATCACCTGCTGGTGCTCGATGCGGCTCTGCTCGGTCCCCAGGTGCTGGATGGGGTTGCTCCCGGTGCTGTTATTCTGCTCAACAGTGCTGAGGACGTCGAGACCTGTGTCGGGCAGTTTGCCGCCTACCGGTTCGGCATCATCGATGCCACCGGTATCGCCCGCGAGCATGGTATCGGCACCAGTACCGTGGTGATCATCAATACCACCCTGGTCGGAGCCTATGCCAGGCTCCTCGGTCTGCCGCTGGAGGTGCTGGAAGATGTTTATACCCGCATGGGCCTTTCAGAGGATCTGCCAGCGGCCAGAGAAGCTTATGAGAAGGTGAAGATCCGGCAGCCGGATCTTGCTGCGGTGGGACCGTCCCCCGGGGGCGATCCGGATGACCTCCCCGCGGTCAAGCCGCAGACCGAACATTCCGAGGATATCCCCCCGCAATTGAAAACCGGCGACTGGAGTACCCAGCTGCCCGGTTACGAGGACTATGTCGCCCCCTGCAATCACGCCTGCCCGGCAGGCAACGACGTGGTCGGCTTTATCCAGGCACTGAAAACCGCCGGTGCCGATGCCGCCGCCCGGGTGCTGCTGGAAACCCAGGCCCTGCCGTCGGTCTGCGGACGGGTCTGCCCGGCGCCCTGCATGCACGAATGCAATCGCAACCAGATGGACGGCGCGGTCAATATCCGCAGCCTGGAACGCTGGATCTCGGACCATTCCGGCCTGGCCCTGCCGGCGCAGAAAACCGACAGAGAGCATTCGGTTGCGGTCGTCGGCGGCGGTCCGGCCGGGCTGAGTGCCGCTTACCAGCTGGCGCGGCGCGGTCATCAGGTGACGATTTTCGAAAAGGCCGAAAAGCTTGGCGGCGTGCTGCGTTACGGCATTCCTGTTTACCGTCTGCCGGAAGAGGCTCTGGAGCGCGACCTGAAGCGCATTCTTGCCCTGGGGGTCCGCTGCGAGTGCGAACATCCGGTTGACCGGGATGAGATGGAGCGTCTGTACCATAAATTTGATGCGGTGATCGTCAGCAAGGGCTTCAGTGATGCCTACACTCTTGCCGCTGCCGGTGAACAGCTCGACGGGATTGACCAGGGGCTCGATTTTCTGGCCCGCAGTCGCCGGGGAGGTGCGACGTTGAGTGGCGACGTGGTGGTGATCGGCGGCGGCAACACCGCCATCGATTGCGCTCGCAGCGCTGTTCGCAGCGGCGCCGATTCGGTCAAGCTGGTCTACCGCCGCAGTCGCGAGGAAATGCCCGCCATTACCGAGGAGATTGAAGATGCCCTGCGCGAGGGGGTCCAGTTGCTGGCCCTGCGACAGCCGGTCGCCTTCCGCGGGGTCGGCCGGGTGGCCGGCATCGTGCTGGCCGAGGTCGAACTGGGCGAGCCTGACGCCGATGGCCGCAGGAAGCCGATGGTGACCGAACGGACCCACGAGATGACCTGCTCCAGGGTTCTGCTGGCCCTCGGCCAGGGGAATGAAACGGAGTTGCTGCCGGAATCCTGGCAGTTGCGCGATGGCCGGGTCTGGTCTGCTGAGGGGCCGGTCGATATCTGGTTTGCCGGCGATTGTTCCACTGCTGACGGCACGGTCACCCATGCCATCGGCAATGGTCGCCTGGCGGCATTGGAGGTCCTGGCGGCCCTGGATGGAGTTGAATCCGCGGTGAAGCGGCCGGACCGGGGTTCGGTCGTGGCTCCGGCGCAGATCCGTTTCTCGCACTTCCCCATTCTCGCCCCGCACCAGGACCGGCACAAGGTGCTGGAAAGCTATCGAAACAGTTTCGAAGAGGTCAATCTTGGTCTGTCCGGACAGGAGGAAGCCGAGCGCTGTTTCTCCTGCGGGCGTTGCACCCAATGCGACACCTGCCTGGTTTATTGTCCCGAGGGGATCATCTACCGTACCGAGGAGGGTTACCGGATTGACGAGGAGTACTGCAAGGGATGCGGCATCTGCGTGGCGGAATGCCCGCGGCGGGCCATGGATCTGAACGATAAAAGCGCGGAGGCTTAG
- the rbr gene encoding rubrerythrin, with amino-acid sequence MASLKGTRTEKNILTAFAGESQARNRYTYFAAQARREGFVQIADIFIETADQEKEHAKRLFKLLEGGEVEVTAAFPAGVIGSTADNLKEAAGGENHEHTVMYPEFAEIAREEGFAEIADIFQAIAVAEKQHEKRYLALLANVENDRVFKREETTVWRCRNCGYLHEGSGAPDVCPACAHARAHFELLGENY; translated from the coding sequence ATGGCATCACTCAAGGGAACCCGTACTGAAAAAAACATTCTGACCGCATTCGCCGGTGAAAGCCAGGCCCGTAACCGCTATACCTATTTTGCCGCGCAGGCCAGGCGGGAAGGTTTCGTGCAGATCGCCGATATTTTCATTGAGACGGCGGATCAGGAAAAGGAACATGCCAAACGCCTGTTCAAGCTGCTGGAAGGCGGCGAGGTCGAGGTCACCGCCGCTTTTCCGGCGGGGGTCATCGGTTCCACCGCCGACAACCTGAAAGAAGCCGCCGGTGGCGAGAACCACGAGCATACCGTCATGTATCCGGAATTCGCCGAGATCGCCCGTGAAGAAGGGTTTGCTGAGATCGCCGATATTTTCCAGGCGATTGCGGTGGCTGAAAAACAGCACGAAAAACGTTACCTGGCTCTGCTGGCGAATGTTGAAAACGACCGGGTCTTCAAGCGCGAAGAGACGACCGTCTGGCGTTGCCGCAACTGCGGTTACCTGCACGAGGGTTCCGGGGCCCCCGATGTCTGCCCGGCCTGTGCCCATGCCCGGGCGCATTTCGAACTGCTGGGGGAAAATTATTAG